A single Chaetodon trifascialis isolate fChaTrf1 chromosome 18, fChaTrf1.hap1, whole genome shotgun sequence DNA region contains:
- the arhgef4 gene encoding rho guanine nucleotide exchange factor 4 isoform X10: MGVHRGSARTQLISDGSVVYAEALWDHVTMDDQELGFKAGDVIEVVDATNKEWWWGRIMDSEGWFPASFVRLRVNQDEPMEEYLAHLEESQAGEENRAGRGLLLGPGLPCKEQMRANVINEIMSTERDYIKHLKDICEGYIKQCRKRTDMFNEEQLRTIFGNIEEIYRFQRKFLKGLEKKFNKEQPHLSEIGCCFLEHQTDFQIYSEYCNNHPNACIQLSKLMKVNKYVFFFEACRLLQKMIDISLDGFLLTPVQKICKYPLQLAELLKYTNPQHRDYKDVEAALNAMKNVARLINERKRRLENIDKIAHWQSSIEDWEGEDVLSRSSDLIFSGELTKLSQPQAKSQQRMFFLFDHQMVYCKKDLLRRDMLYYKGRMDMDHMEVIDVEDGKEKDFNISVKNALKLRSLAGDEVHLLCAKKPEHKQRWLRAFTDERIQVQHDRETGFSLTEVQKKQAILNACKSHPSGKPKAVTRPYYDFLLRQKHPSLPTALPQQQVFMLAEPKRKTSTFWHNIGRLTPFKK; encoded by the exons ATGGGTGTCCACCGTGGCAGCGCCAGAACACAG CTGATCAGTGATGGCAGCGTGGTGTATGCAGAGGCCCTCTGGGACCATGTCACCATGGACGACCAGGAGCTGGGCTTCAAGGCCGGTGATGTCATCGAAGTAGTGGATGCCACTAACAAGGAGTGGTGGTGGGGTCGCATCATGGACAGCGAGGGCTGGTTCCCTGCCAGCTTCGTACGG TTGCGTGTGAACCAGGATGAGCCCATGGAGGAGTATCTGGCCCACCTGGAGGAGTCTCAGGCTGGAGAGGAGAACCGGGCAGGTCGGGGCTTGTTGCTGGGACCTGGTTTACCCTGCAAAGAGCAGATGAGGGCCAATGTCATCAATGAGATCATGAGCACGGAGAGAGACTACATAAAGCACCTGAAAGACATCTGTGAG GGTTACATCAAACAGTGCCGcaagaggacagacatgttcaATGAAGAGCAACTTCGTACCATCTTTGGCAATATTGAAGAGATTTACCGATTCCAGAGGAAGTTCCTGAAAGGCCTGGAAAAGAAGTTCAATAAGGAGCAGCCGCACCTGAGTGAGATTGGCTGCTGCTTCCTTGAACAC CAAACAGATTTCCAGATCTATTCAGAGTATTGCAACAACCATCCCAATGCCTGCATTCAGCTCTCTAAGCTAATGAAGGTCAACAAATACGTGTTCTTCTTTGAGGCCTGCCGACTGCTTCAGAAGATGATTGATATTTCCTTGGATGGCTTCCTGCTCACCCCAGTTCAGAAGATCTGCAAGTACCCACTGCAGCTGGCTGAGCTGCTCAAATACACCAATCCGCAGCACAG GGACTACAAAGATGTAGAGGCAGCCTTAAATGCCATGAAGAATGTGGCCAGGCTGATTAACGAGAGGAAACGGCGCCTTGAGAACATTGACAAGATTGCCCATTGGCAGAGCTCCATAGAGGACTGGGAG GGTGAAGACGTCCTCAGCAGGAGTTCTGATCTCATCTTTTCAGGGGAGTTGACCAAGCTGTCCCAGCCTCAGGCCAAGAGTCAACAGAgaatgtttttcctctttgatcATCAGATGGTGTACTGCAAAAAG GACCTCCTGCGCCGGGACATGCTATACTACAAGGGTCGGATGGACATGGACCACATGGAGGTGATAGATGTGGAGGATGGCAAGGAGAAGGACTTCAATATCAGCGTGAAGAATGCCCTGAAGTTGCGATCATTGGCTGGTGACGAGGTCCACCTCCTTTGTGCCAAGAAGCCTGAGCATAAACAGCGCTGGCTTCGAGCCTTCACGGACGAGAGGATTCAGGTCCAGCATGACCGTGAGACAG GCTTCTCTCTCACAGAGGTCCAGAAGAAACAGGCCATACTGAATGCCTGCAAAAGCCATCCATCTGGGAAACCCAAAG
- the arhgef4 gene encoding rho guanine nucleotide exchange factor 4 isoform X11 — MGVHRGSARTQLISDGSVVYAEALWDHVTMDDQELGFKAGDVIEVVDATNKEWWWGRIMDSEGWFPASFVRLRVNQDEPMEEYLAHLEESQAGEENRAGRGLLLGPGLPCKEQMRANVINEIMSTERDYIKHLKDICEGYIKQCRKRTDMFNEEQLRTIFGNIEEIYRFQRKFLKGLEKKFNKEQPHLSEIGCCFLEHQTDFQIYSEYCNNHPNACIQLSKLMKVNKYVFFFEACRLLQKMIDISLDGFLLTPVQKICKYPLQLAELLKYTNPQHRDYKDVEAALNAMKNVARLINERKRRLENIDKIAHWQSSIEDWEGEDVLSRSSDLIFSGELTKLSQPQAKSQQRMFFLFDHQMVYCKKDLLRRDMLYYKGRMDMDHMEVIDVEDGKEKDFNISVKNALKLRSLAGDEVHLLCAKKPEHKQRWLRAFTDERIQVQHDRETGFSLTEVQKKQAILNACKSHPSGKPKVTRPYYDFLLRQKHPSLPTALPQQQVFMLAEPKRKTSTFWHNIGRLTPFKK; from the exons ATGGGTGTCCACCGTGGCAGCGCCAGAACACAG CTGATCAGTGATGGCAGCGTGGTGTATGCAGAGGCCCTCTGGGACCATGTCACCATGGACGACCAGGAGCTGGGCTTCAAGGCCGGTGATGTCATCGAAGTAGTGGATGCCACTAACAAGGAGTGGTGGTGGGGTCGCATCATGGACAGCGAGGGCTGGTTCCCTGCCAGCTTCGTACGG TTGCGTGTGAACCAGGATGAGCCCATGGAGGAGTATCTGGCCCACCTGGAGGAGTCTCAGGCTGGAGAGGAGAACCGGGCAGGTCGGGGCTTGTTGCTGGGACCTGGTTTACCCTGCAAAGAGCAGATGAGGGCCAATGTCATCAATGAGATCATGAGCACGGAGAGAGACTACATAAAGCACCTGAAAGACATCTGTGAG GGTTACATCAAACAGTGCCGcaagaggacagacatgttcaATGAAGAGCAACTTCGTACCATCTTTGGCAATATTGAAGAGATTTACCGATTCCAGAGGAAGTTCCTGAAAGGCCTGGAAAAGAAGTTCAATAAGGAGCAGCCGCACCTGAGTGAGATTGGCTGCTGCTTCCTTGAACAC CAAACAGATTTCCAGATCTATTCAGAGTATTGCAACAACCATCCCAATGCCTGCATTCAGCTCTCTAAGCTAATGAAGGTCAACAAATACGTGTTCTTCTTTGAGGCCTGCCGACTGCTTCAGAAGATGATTGATATTTCCTTGGATGGCTTCCTGCTCACCCCAGTTCAGAAGATCTGCAAGTACCCACTGCAGCTGGCTGAGCTGCTCAAATACACCAATCCGCAGCACAG GGACTACAAAGATGTAGAGGCAGCCTTAAATGCCATGAAGAATGTGGCCAGGCTGATTAACGAGAGGAAACGGCGCCTTGAGAACATTGACAAGATTGCCCATTGGCAGAGCTCCATAGAGGACTGGGAG GGTGAAGACGTCCTCAGCAGGAGTTCTGATCTCATCTTTTCAGGGGAGTTGACCAAGCTGTCCCAGCCTCAGGCCAAGAGTCAACAGAgaatgtttttcctctttgatcATCAGATGGTGTACTGCAAAAAG GACCTCCTGCGCCGGGACATGCTATACTACAAGGGTCGGATGGACATGGACCACATGGAGGTGATAGATGTGGAGGATGGCAAGGAGAAGGACTTCAATATCAGCGTGAAGAATGCCCTGAAGTTGCGATCATTGGCTGGTGACGAGGTCCACCTCCTTTGTGCCAAGAAGCCTGAGCATAAACAGCGCTGGCTTCGAGCCTTCACGGACGAGAGGATTCAGGTCCAGCATGACCGTGAGACAG GCTTCTCTCTCACAGAGGTCCAGAAGAAACAGGCCATACTGAATGCCTGCAAAAGCCATCCATCTGGGAAACCCAAAG